The Streptomyces cynarae genome contains a region encoding:
- a CDS encoding CPBP family intramembrane glutamic endopeptidase has translation MRVEAGSVADSFTAEGPTRRIFRAETLLVLGLSLGASGVSALISFVGSVTKPGGLKDQAATMNASAAPGRPWLDLAWQLFGIATALVPVALVAHFLLREGASLRALGFDRRRPWPDLGRGAAIAAVIGSTGIAFYLAARGLGANLTVVPEALPNVWWKFPVLILSAVQNAVLEEVIVVGYLLRRLGQLGWTPGTALVASSVLRGSYHLYQGIGGFFGNMVMGVVFVYLYRRWGRVGPLVVAHSLLDIGAFVGYALLAGKVGWLPTA, from the coding sequence GTGCGGGTGGAGGCAGGGTCGGTGGCCGATTCCTTTACGGCGGAAGGACCGACACGACGGATTTTCCGTGCTGAGACGCTGCTGGTGCTGGGGCTCTCGCTCGGGGCGAGCGGGGTCTCCGCGCTGATCAGCTTTGTCGGGTCGGTCACCAAACCCGGCGGGCTCAAGGACCAGGCGGCCACCATGAACGCCTCGGCCGCGCCCGGCCGCCCCTGGCTCGATCTCGCGTGGCAGCTCTTCGGGATCGCCACCGCGCTGGTCCCGGTGGCGCTGGTCGCGCACTTCCTGCTGCGGGAGGGCGCGTCGCTGCGCGCGCTCGGCTTCGACCGCAGGAGGCCGTGGCCGGACCTCGGGCGCGGGGCGGCGATCGCGGCGGTGATCGGCTCCACGGGCATCGCCTTCTACCTGGCAGCCCGAGGGCTGGGCGCCAATCTGACGGTGGTGCCCGAGGCGCTGCCGAACGTGTGGTGGAAGTTCCCCGTTCTGATCCTGTCGGCGGTGCAGAACGCCGTCCTCGAAGAGGTCATCGTCGTCGGCTATCTGCTGCGCCGGCTGGGCCAGTTGGGCTGGACCCCCGGCACGGCCCTGGTGGCCAGCTCGGTGCTGCGCGGCTCCTACCACCTGTACCAGGGCATCGGCGGGTTCTTCGGCAACATGGTGATGGGCGTGGTCTTCGTCTACCTGTACCGGCGCTGGGGGCGGGTCGGCCCCCTGGTGGTGGCCCACTCACTGCTCGACATCGGGGCTTTCGTGGGGTACGCGCTGCTGGCGGGGAAGGTGGGCTGGCTGCCCACGGCGTGA
- a CDS encoding PadR family transcriptional regulator translates to MRSHGQDFGYERQGHHGGPGRHMKGGFDGRRGAFGPFGPGGPGGPGFGGPGFFGPGGPWGGRGRGGPRGRARRGDVRASILALLKDRPMHGYEMIQEIAERSGGAWKPSPGSVYPTLQLLEDEGLITSESEGGKKLFSLTEPGRAAADEGPDAPWEEASRGVDWEALHEIRQAGVGLMEAFGQVWKTGDKDQRDKALAVINEARKKLYLILADEH, encoded by the coding sequence ATGCGTTCCCATGGACAGGACTTCGGATACGAGCGACAGGGACACCACGGCGGTCCCGGGCGCCACATGAAAGGCGGCTTCGACGGTCGGCGCGGAGCCTTCGGCCCCTTCGGGCCGGGCGGACCCGGCGGCCCCGGCTTCGGCGGACCGGGCTTCTTCGGCCCGGGCGGACCGTGGGGCGGGCGCGGCCGGGGCGGACCGCGGGGCAGGGCGCGACGCGGTGACGTACGCGCGTCGATCCTGGCCCTGCTCAAGGACCGGCCCATGCACGGCTACGAGATGATCCAGGAGATCGCCGAGCGCAGCGGCGGGGCGTGGAAGCCCAGCCCGGGCTCGGTCTACCCGACCCTCCAACTGCTGGAGGACGAGGGTCTGATCACCAGTGAGAGTGAGGGGGGCAAGAAGCTCTTCTCGCTCACCGAGCCGGGTCGCGCCGCGGCCGATGAGGGGCCGGACGCCCCCTGGGAGGAGGCCTCGCGCGGTGTCGACTGGGAGGCGCTGCACGAGATCCGGCAGGCCGGTGTCGGTCTGATGGAGGCGTTCGGCCAGGTCTGGAAGACCGGTGACAAGGACCAGCGCGACAAGGCCCTCGCGGTCATCAACGAGGCCCGCAAGAAGCTGTACCTGATCCTCGCCGACGAGCACTGA
- a CDS encoding glutamate-cysteine ligase family protein has protein sequence MGEKVVAGPFDLSDRQHYRDKLRQCLTGLARLLEEKRFDRPKNLMGLEIELNLVGQDGTPRMMNAQVLERIASRDFQTELAMFNLEVNIAPHRLGGRVFDRLAEELRISLAYADRKANELDASILMIGILPTLDRDDLVSSNLSAVDRYTLLNDQIVAARGEDFRLDIEGVERLECSARSITPEAACTSVQLHLQVTPNRFADLWNAAQAVAAVQVALGANSPFLFGRELWRESRPPLFQQSTDTRPPELQAQGVRPRTWFGERWITSAQDLFEENLRYFPALLPICDEEEPLRVLDEGGVPKLSELVLHNGTIYRWNRPVYGIADGVPHLRVENRVLPAGPTVTDVIANAAFYYGVVRALAEETRPVWTRLPFEAAAANFDAACRHGIEARLQWPKRGRYGGTTEVAAVDLVRDELLPLAEAGLDAWGVEPADRDFYLGVIEERCRRRVNGASWQAAMFHRALERGLDRDAALAATTVRYRELMHAGEPVHTWPVGLPEPAGVR, from the coding sequence ATGGGAGAGAAGGTCGTGGCAGGGCCGTTCGACCTGTCCGATCGCCAGCACTACCGCGACAAGCTCAGGCAGTGCCTGACGGGACTCGCGCGACTGCTGGAGGAGAAGCGGTTCGATCGCCCCAAGAACCTGATGGGCCTGGAGATCGAGTTGAATCTCGTCGGGCAGGACGGGACTCCGAGAATGATGAACGCCCAGGTTCTGGAAAGGATTGCGAGCCGAGATTTCCAAACAGAACTCGCCATGTTCAACCTCGAGGTCAACATAGCTCCACACAGGTTGGGAGGCCGGGTTTTCGACCGGCTCGCCGAGGAGCTGCGGATCTCGCTCGCCTATGCGGACCGGAAAGCGAACGAGTTGGATGCCTCGATCCTGATGATCGGCATCCTTCCGACGCTCGACCGCGACGACCTGGTCTCCTCGAACCTCTCCGCGGTCGACCGCTACACCCTGCTCAACGACCAGATCGTGGCCGCGCGGGGCGAGGACTTCCGGCTCGACATCGAGGGCGTCGAACGGCTCGAGTGCAGCGCGCGGTCGATCACGCCCGAGGCCGCCTGCACCTCGGTCCAGCTGCACCTCCAGGTCACCCCGAACCGCTTCGCGGACCTGTGGAACGCGGCCCAGGCGGTCGCGGCGGTGCAGGTCGCGCTCGGCGCCAACTCTCCGTTCCTGTTCGGACGTGAGCTGTGGCGCGAGTCCCGGCCGCCGTTGTTCCAGCAGTCCACCGACACCCGGCCGCCGGAACTCCAGGCGCAGGGTGTGCGGCCGCGGACCTGGTTCGGGGAGCGCTGGATCACCTCGGCCCAGGACCTGTTCGAGGAGAACCTGCGCTACTTCCCGGCGCTGCTGCCGATCTGCGACGAAGAGGAACCGCTGCGAGTCCTGGACGAGGGAGGCGTCCCGAAGCTCTCGGAACTGGTCCTGCACAACGGCACCATCTATCGCTGGAACCGACCCGTCTACGGCATCGCGGACGGCGTCCCGCATCTGCGGGTGGAGAACCGGGTGCTGCCGGCCGGACCCACCGTCACCGATGTGATCGCCAACGCGGCCTTCTACTACGGCGTGGTCCGCGCCCTCGCCGAGGAAACGCGGCCGGTGTGGACACGCCTGCCGTTCGAGGCCGCCGCCGCCAACTTCGACGCGGCCTGCCGCCATGGCATCGAAGCACGCCTGCAGTGGCCGAAGCGAGGCCGGTACGGCGGGACCACCGAGGTGGCGGCCGTGGACCTGGTGCGCGACGAACTGCTGCCGCTCGCCGAGGCGGGACTGGACGCGTGGGGAGTCGAACCCGCCGACCGGGACTTCTACCTGGGAGTGATCGAGGAGCGGTGCCGGCGGCGGGTCAACGGTGCGAGCTGGCAGGCCGCCATGTTCCACCGGGCCCTGGAGCGGGGGCTCGACCGGGACGCCGCCCTGGCCGCGACGACCGTGCGGTACCGCGAGCTGATGCACGCCGGAGAGCCGGTCCACACCTGGCCGGTCGGGTTACCGGAACCGGCGGGCGTGAGGTGA
- a CDS encoding type II toxin-antitoxin system Rv0910 family toxin, translating to MAEVSAEARIEAPAEKVWAALTDWSAYGEWNATHTGFPRGGPEALAVGGTFEENMKLMGFPAEVTWTIDELHPGRVLSIRGKGPMAVDLATRYTLTPNGEATSLRIDGEFTGAAVSLMAGKLKDSATAALNESLRRLGALVS from the coding sequence ATGGCCGAAGTCAGCGCGGAAGCTCGCATCGAGGCCCCCGCCGAGAAGGTGTGGGCCGCGCTCACGGACTGGTCGGCGTACGGCGAGTGGAACGCGACCCACACCGGCTTTCCGAGGGGCGGTCCCGAAGCCCTCGCGGTGGGCGGGACCTTCGAGGAGAACATGAAGCTCATGGGCTTCCCGGCCGAGGTCACCTGGACCATCGACGAACTGCACCCGGGGCGCGTGCTGTCCATCCGCGGCAAGGGCCCGATGGCTGTGGACCTCGCCACCCGATACACGCTGACGCCCAACGGCGAGGCCACCTCGTTGCGCATCGACGGGGAGTTCACCGGCGCGGCGGTGTCCCTCATGGCAGGCAAGCTGAAGGACTCGGCGACGGCCGCGCTGAACGAGTCGCTGCGCAGGCTAGGCGCACTGGTGTCCTGA
- a CDS encoding Clp protease N-terminal domain-containing protein, with the protein MVDVPPRHVQRSAAERGTRQSHLDARVTSELAAVLSGARRRALRDGDRGIDTAHLLHTLLESDPEVRAVFDGPQVARLLGYLVQRAIGYGLRWQTTVEDSGAVPVLEEPDGWSPAAATALRAAYGRAAGRGDVCARGLDLLAAMVADPESRAVEVLGRAGVDVRVLADRIEAAGAVPSSR; encoded by the coding sequence GTGGTGGACGTGCCACCCCGTCACGTCCAGCGATCGGCCGCCGAACGCGGCACGCGCCAGTCCCACCTCGATGCCAGGGTCACCTCGGAGCTGGCAGCGGTGCTTTCCGGCGCCCGCAGGAGGGCGCTGCGTGACGGGGACCGGGGGATCGACACCGCCCATCTGCTGCACACGCTGCTGGAGTCCGACCCCGAGGTGCGCGCCGTCTTCGACGGGCCGCAGGTCGCCCGGCTGCTCGGTTACCTCGTCCAGCGCGCCATCGGCTACGGCCTGCGCTGGCAGACCACCGTCGAGGACTCGGGCGCGGTGCCGGTGTTGGAGGAGCCGGACGGCTGGTCGCCCGCCGCGGCCACCGCCCTCCGGGCGGCGTACGGGCGCGCTGCCGGGCGGGGTGACGTATGCGCCCGCGGGCTCGACCTGCTCGCGGCGATGGTCGCGGACCCCGAGTCACGCGCCGTCGAGGTTCTCGGCCGCGCGGGCGTCGACGTGAGGGTGCTGGCGGACCGGATCGAGGCGGCGGGAGCGGTTCCGTCCAGTCGCTGA
- a CDS encoding PhzF family phenazine biosynthesis protein produces the protein MRIRIVDAFTDRPFAGNPAGVLLLDSFPDDDWLQNVAREVNHAETAFAHRLPEGGEADWALRWFTPTTEVALCGHATLATAHVLHTTGAHEGPVRFATRSGVLRAAPHEDGSVTLDFPTAPLTLVEIPDGVAEALGAQPRTAVDTGPGVGDLVLELADEKTVLGLTPDLRALARHSQRGVIATARAEDPSRGYDFVSRCFFPNVGIDEDPVTGSAHTALAPYWSERLGRPGLTGLQASPRSGRVRTELRGDRTLLTGHAVTVIEGELLA, from the coding sequence ATGCGGATTCGTATCGTCGACGCCTTCACCGACCGCCCCTTCGCCGGCAACCCGGCCGGTGTCCTCCTCCTCGACTCGTTCCCGGACGACGACTGGCTCCAGAACGTGGCCCGCGAGGTCAACCACGCCGAGACCGCCTTCGCGCACCGTCTGCCCGAGGGCGGCGAGGCCGACTGGGCGCTGCGCTGGTTCACCCCCACCACCGAGGTCGCCCTCTGCGGCCACGCGACCCTGGCCACCGCCCACGTCCTGCACACCACGGGCGCCCACGAGGGCCCCGTACGATTCGCCACCCGCAGCGGCGTCCTCCGCGCCGCGCCGCACGAGGACGGTTCGGTCACCCTGGACTTCCCCACCGCGCCGCTCACCCTCGTCGAGATCCCCGACGGCGTGGCCGAGGCCCTCGGCGCCCAGCCCCGCACCGCCGTCGACACCGGGCCGGGGGTCGGTGACCTGGTGCTCGAGCTCGCCGACGAGAAGACGGTCCTCGGCCTCACCCCGGATCTCCGGGCCCTCGCCCGCCACTCACAGCGCGGCGTCATCGCCACCGCTCGCGCCGAGGATCCCTCCCGCGGCTACGACTTCGTCTCGCGCTGCTTCTTCCCCAACGTCGGCATCGACGAGGACCCGGTCACCGGCAGCGCCCACACCGCCCTCGCCCCCTACTGGTCCGAGCGCCTCGGCCGCCCCGGCCTCACCGGGCTGCAGGCCTCCCCGCGCTCCGGCCGCGTCCGCACCGAACTCCGCGGCGACCGCACCCTGCTCACCGGCCACGCGGTCACCGTCATCGAGGGCGAACTGCTCGCATAA
- a CDS encoding EamA family transporter translates to MPVHTSQGSQSNRGRGVGLGLALASAVAFGGSGVAAKPLIQAGLDPLHVVWLRVTGAALVMLPLAVRHRALLRRRPALLAGFGLLAVAGVQACYFAALSRIPVGVALLIEYLAPALVLGWVRFVQRRSVTRAAAVGVVLAVGGLACVVEVWSGLGFDPLGITLALGAACCQVGYFVLSDQGTEAGDQAPDPFGVIAYGLLVGAAVLTVVARPWTMDWQVLTGTADMNGTRVPAVLLLAWIVLIATVLAYVTGVLSVRRLSPQVAGVVACLEAVIATVLAWVLLGEHLSAPQIVGGALVLVGAFIAQSSAPAQGSAEPVASAGEESELSAREAAA, encoded by the coding sequence GTGCCGGTGCATACGTCTCAGGGCAGTCAGAGCAACCGTGGCAGAGGCGTCGGGCTGGGGCTCGCGCTCGCGTCGGCGGTCGCCTTCGGTGGATCGGGTGTCGCGGCCAAGCCGCTGATCCAGGCGGGGCTCGACCCTCTCCACGTGGTGTGGCTGCGGGTCACGGGCGCGGCGCTCGTGATGCTGCCGCTCGCCGTACGCCACCGTGCCCTGCTGCGCCGCCGCCCCGCCCTGCTCGCCGGGTTCGGACTGCTCGCCGTCGCCGGTGTCCAGGCCTGCTACTTTGCCGCGCTGTCCCGGATACCCGTCGGTGTCGCCCTGCTCATCGAGTACCTGGCGCCCGCGCTCGTCCTCGGTTGGGTGCGCTTCGTGCAGCGGCGGTCGGTGACGCGTGCCGCGGCGGTCGGTGTGGTCCTCGCGGTCGGCGGGCTCGCCTGCGTCGTCGAGGTGTGGTCGGGGCTGGGCTTCGACCCGCTCGGGATAACGCTCGCGCTCGGCGCCGCCTGCTGCCAGGTCGGCTACTTCGTCCTGTCCGACCAGGGCACCGAGGCGGGCGACCAGGCCCCCGACCCGTTCGGCGTCATCGCGTACGGACTGCTCGTCGGGGCCGCCGTGCTCACCGTCGTGGCCCGTCCCTGGACCATGGACTGGCAGGTGCTCACCGGCACCGCGGACATGAACGGCACGCGTGTCCCGGCCGTCCTCCTCCTGGCCTGGATCGTGCTGATCGCCACGGTCCTCGCCTATGTCACCGGCGTGCTGTCCGTGCGCCGGCTCTCGCCCCAGGTCGCGGGCGTGGTGGCCTGCCTCGAAGCGGTCATCGCCACCGTGCTGGCCTGGGTGCTGCTCGGCGAGCACCTCTCTGCGCCGCAGATCGTCGGCGGTGCGCTGGTTCTGGTGGGCGCGTTCATCGCCCAGTCCTCGGCGCCCGCGCAGGGCTCCGCGGAGCCGGTCGCGAGCGCCGGTGAGGAAAGCGAGTTGTCGGCCCGCGAAGCCGCAGCCTAG